In Phycisphaerae bacterium, a genomic segment contains:
- the tsaD gene encoding tRNA (adenosine(37)-N6)-threonylcarbamoyltransferase complex transferase subunit TsaD: MKSDINILGIETSCDETAAAMVRNGSEVLSNVISSQIELHQKYGGVVPEIASRAHIEKIYPIVEQAIKQSGLDKDSIDAVAVANQPGLAVALIVGLTAAKTLAIALEKPLIAINHIHAHLQSAMMDEQNLQLPAVALVVSGGHTSLYECKNILDLHLLGSTIDDAAGEAFDKVASILNLPYPGGPSIEKAAKDGNPAAIKFPRTMLAKDSLDFSFSGLKTAVLYHCCGKDMKGGNRIEKMNPKEIADIAASFQAAVIDVLVGKAEMAADRIGAKTILLGGGVAANTLLRNELEKMTQQTGRTLLVAPKKYCTDNAVMIASLGFHKYKAGLFADMTIEAKAGCDD, from the coding sequence ATGAAATCTGACATTAATATTCTCGGTATAGAAACAAGCTGCGATGAAACTGCCGCGGCGATGGTACGCAATGGGTCAGAAGTACTGTCAAATGTCATTTCTTCGCAAATAGAGCTTCACCAGAAATACGGCGGTGTTGTGCCTGAAATCGCGTCGCGGGCTCATATTGAAAAAATTTATCCGATTGTAGAACAGGCGATTAAACAGTCGGGACTCGATAAGGATTCGATTGATGCGGTAGCTGTCGCCAATCAGCCGGGGCTTGCCGTTGCGCTTATCGTCGGACTGACTGCCGCGAAGACACTTGCGATTGCTTTGGAAAAACCGCTGATTGCGATAAATCACATACACGCTCATCTTCAATCGGCAATGATGGATGAACAGAACTTACAGCTTCCTGCCGTTGCGCTGGTTGTTTCCGGCGGGCATACGAGTTTGTATGAGTGCAAAAATATTCTCGATCTTCATCTGCTCGGCTCGACTATTGACGATGCGGCGGGCGAAGCATTCGACAAAGTCGCGTCGATTTTAAATCTGCCATACCCCGGCGGGCCGAGTATTGAAAAGGCCGCAAAAGACGGCAATCCTGCCGCGATTAAATTCCCCAGAACGATGCTTGCGAAGGATTCGCTCGATTTCTCGTTCAGCGGTTTAAAGACAGCGGTTCTTTATCATTGCTGCGGCAAGGATATGAAGGGGGGAAATCGCATCGAAAAGATGAACCCAAAGGAAATCGCTGATATCGCCGCGTCGTTCCAGGCGGCTGTTATAGATGTTCTCGTTGGGAAAGCTGAAATGGCTGCCGATAGAATCGGAGCGAAAACAATTCTGCTCGGCGGCGGAGTCGCGGCCAATACGCTTTTAAGAAACGAACTTGAAAAAATGACTCAGCAAACCGGCAGAACACTGCTGGTTGCGCCTAAAAAATACTGTACGGATAACGCAGTTATGATAGCTTCGCTCGGCTTTCATAAATACAAAGCAGGCCTTTTCGCCGATATGACAATTGAGGCTAAAGCCGGCTGCGATGATTGA